A stretch of DNA from Cupriavidus taiwanensis:
TGCGCCCCGGCGCGGTGATCCGCGTGACGCAGGACGAGAAAAACAACTGGTCGGTGACGCAGCTGCCGGAAGTGGCCGCGGCGTTCGTGTCGATCAACCCGCAGGATGGCGAGATCCGCTCGATGGTGGGCGGCTTCGACTTCAACCGCAACAAGTTCAACCACGTAACCCAGGCCTGGCGCCAGCCCGGCTCCAGCTTCAAGCCGTTCATCTACTCGGCGGCGCTGGAAAAGGGCTTCTCGCCGGCCACCGTGATCAACGATGCGCCGCTGACGATCGGTCCCGATACCGGCGGCCAGGTGTGGGAACCGAAGAACTACGACGGCCGCTTCGAGGGCCCGATGACCATGCGCCGCGCGCTGGCCAAGTCCAAGAACCTGGTCTCGGTGCGGATCCTGCGCGCGATCGGCACGCAGTACGCACAGGACTACATCACCCGCTTCGGCTTCGAGGCCGACAAGCACCCCGCCTATCTGCCGATGGCACTGGGCTCCGGCGCCGTGACGCCGCTGCAGATGGCCGGCGCCTACTCGGTGTTCGCCAACGGCGGCTACCGCGTCAATCCGTACCTGATCCAGAAGGTGGTCGATGCGCGTGGCAACGTGATCTCCGAAACCCATCCGCAGCGCGCCGGCACCGACGCGGTGCGCGTGCTCGATGCCCGCACCGCCTTTATCGCCGACACCATGCTGCGCGACGTGGTGCGCTACGGCACCGCCAACAGCGCCAAGCAGCGCCTGGGCCGCAATGACCTGGCCGGCAAGACCGGCACCACCAACGACGCGGTCGACGCCTGGTTCGCCGGCTACACCCCCAACCTGGTGGCAATCGCCTGGATGGGCTACGACCAGCCCAAGAGCCTGGGCGTGCGCGAGACCGGTGGCGGCCTGGCGCTGCCGATCTGGGTCGGCTACATGAGCAAGGCGTTGAAGGGCGTGCCCGAGTCTCCGGAACGGCCCGCGCCCGAAGGCGTGCTGATGGTGGGCGGCGACTGGACCTTCGAAGAGAACGCCGGCGGTGCCGGCGTGGCGTCGGTGGGCCTGGGCGATCCGTGGCCGGGCAAGCCGGAAGAATCCTCGACCCCGTCGGTCGATACCGAGACCGAGAAACGCAAGATCCTGGAGATGTTCGGCGGCGCCTGAGCGCGCTCGCCAGACAGCAGAAAGCCGGCCGCGAGGCCGGCTTTTCTTTTTTGCGCTCCGGGGACCCGCCCCGGGATGCCGGCGTCAGTGCAGGCTGAGGCTGGCGCCCGCCTGCTCGCTGACATAGCCCGACAGCGCCTTGTACAGTTCGCCGCCGTTGCGCGTATCGACCCAGCGCTCGCCCTCGCGGCGGAAGTGGAAACCGCCCGCGCGCGCGGCCACCCACAGTTCCTGCATCGGCGCCTGGCTGTTGATGATGATCTTGGAACCGTTCTCGAATTCCAGTTCCATCACATTGCCAGTGCGGCTGATTTCAATGTCGGCGTCGGCCGCGTCGGCGGCCGCCTCGACCGCGGCTTCGATGCGGTCCAGTTCCCGCGTGGCCAGGGCCAGGAACTCGCTTTCGCTCAAGGGGGGCATGCTAAACTCCGAGACCGCCGTTGCCGCCGCTGCCCGGACCGGGCGTACGTGGCGCGAACGGCTTTTTTTGTTGAGAATCCTCCGGATGACTGGCCATCGCGCCGGGCCATCCAACGCCTTGCCAACAAGCCAAAAGGACGACCCGATGCTGCGTCGTGTTGCGATTGTATCGGCGTTTGCCGCCGCCCTTGCGATGCCCCTGCTGGGCGGATGCGGTATCCGCGGGCCGCTGACCCTGCCCAAGGTGCCGCCCGAGCCGGCGCCGCCGACCGTGCCGGATCCGGGTCTGGGCCGCGCCGATGCCGTGCCGGCACCGGCATCGTCCCCCGCCGCCCCCACCACCCGATAACCATGACCGCATTCTTCCACCGCCAGGACGGCGCGCTTGCCGTCGAGCAGGTACCGCTGGCGCGCATCGCCGCCGAGTTCGGCACGCCGACCTACGTCTATTCGCGCGCGGCGCTGACCGCCGCATACCAGGCCTACGCCGCCGCCTGCGCGGGGCGCAAGGCACAGGTCCAGTACGCGATGAAGGCGAATTCCAACCTGGCGGTGCTGCAGGTGTTCGCCCGCCTGGGCGCGGGCTTCGACATCGTCTCGGGCGGCGAGCTCAAGCGCGTGCTGGCCGCCGGCGGCGATCCGCGCAAGGTGGTGTTCTCGGGCGTGGGCAAGAGCGCGGCCGAAATGGAGCTGGCGCTGGCCCAGGACGTGCGCTGCTTCAACGTCGAATCGATCCCCGAACTGGACCGCCTGAACGAAGTGGCTGGCCGCGTC
This window harbors:
- the cyaY gene encoding iron donor protein CyaY, yielding MPPLSESEFLALATRELDRIEAAVEAAADAADADIEISRTGNVMELEFENGSKIIINSQAPMQELWVAARAGGFHFRREGERWVDTRNGGELYKALSGYVSEQAGASLSLH